In Macadamia integrifolia cultivar HAES 741 chromosome 5, SCU_Mint_v3, whole genome shotgun sequence, a single window of DNA contains:
- the LOC122078621 gene encoding pentatricopeptide repeat-containing protein At1g15510, chloroplastic: protein MAVSAKNPRLPLQTELIYPLRLKPFQPKTINSSANRQNLQISVKRAPEVSALNTNSIDTVNLNSDICVLCLHGNLEQALQHLDSMEERGFPVEEETYIALVKLCEWKRAASQGARVYAHVSSSTTHLSIRLGNSLLSMFVRLGNLLDAWYVFGKMEERDVFSWNVLIGGYAKSGFFDDSLNLYHRMLWVGVKPDIYTFPCVLRTCGGVPDLARGIEVHVHVIRFGFEADVDVTNALITMYAKCGDVRSARLMFDRMPMRDQISWNAMISGYIENDECLEGLKLFSMMRDLSIDPDLMTMTSVISACEILNNVRLGEVIHGYVCTKEFREDVSICNALIQMYSSVGNLSEAEKVFCRMGFKDVVSWTAMISGYEKNGLPHKAVEAYQQMELKGVKPDEVTLVSVLSACASRGLPDLGIKLHEFANKMGLIAYTEVGNSLIDMYSKCGCIDKALEVFKQMPEKNVISWTSIIFGFRINNRSLEALSFFRQMRFSLKPNSVTLVAALSTCARIGALMCGKEIHAHALRSGVGFERFLPNALLDMYTRCGRMEYARTQFDSYIDKDVSSWNIMLTGYARQGYGTLAIDLFHRMVEEGAEPDEITFIALLCACSRSGMVTEGMEYFNGMKQQYGVTPNLKHYACMVDLLGRAGHVEDAYEFIESMPVEPDSAVWGALLNACRIHRQVELGELAAGFIFEMDSESIGYYVLLSNLYADNGRWDEVLRVRRAMRERGVMFDPGCSWVEVKGKVHAFLSGDNSHPQIKEINAVLNSLYERIKTINLNMLENSSLTDTGTSKADIFCGHSERLAIAFGLINTLPGVPIWVTKNLYMCSSCHNTVKFISKIVRREITVRDTEQFHHFKDGICSCGDKGCWGLQN, encoded by the coding sequence ATGGCGGTCTCTGCTAAAAATCCTCGACTCCCACTCCAAACAGAGCTTATTTACCCTCTTCGCTTAAAACCATTCCAGCCTAAAACTATAAATTCTTCTGCGAATCGCCAAAACCTCCAGATATCTGTGAAAAGAGCCCCCGAAGTCTCTGCTCTCAACACCAACTCCATTGATACTGTAAATTTGAATTCAGATATATGTGTACTATGCCTCCACGGGAACTTAGAGCAAGCCCTGCAACACTTAGACTCGATGGAAGAACGCGGTTTCCCTGTGGAGGAGGAAACTTACATAGCTTTGGTAAAGTTATGCGAGTGGAAGCGAGCAGCCTCACAGGGAGCTCGTGTTTATGCTCATGTCTCCAGTTCAACGACCCATTTAAGCATTCGCTTGGGAAATTCTCTGTTGAGTATGTTCGTGCGGCTAGGTAACTTGCTCGATGCCTGGTACGTGTTTGGCAAAATGGAGGAGAGGGATGTCTTTTCATGGAACGTCTTGATTGGTGGGTACGCTAAATCGGGTTTCTTTGACGATTCCTTAAATTTGTATCATAGGATGTTGTGGGTAGGAGTCAAACCTGATATATATACTTTTCCTTGTGTTCTGAGGACCTGTGGTGGTGTTCCGGATTTGGCTAGGGGTATAGAGGTTCATGTTCATGTTATTAGATTTGGGTTTGAAGCAGATGTTGATGTGACTAATGCTCTAATTACTATGTATGCCAAGTGTGGGGATGTTCGAAGTGCAAGGTTAATGTTTGATAGAATGCCTATGAGGGATCAAATCTCGTGGAATGCTATGATATCAGGATATATTGAGAATGATGAGTGTTTGGAGGGCTTGAAGTTGTTTTCTATGATGAGAGATCTTTCCATAGACCCAGATTTGATGACCATGACCAGTGTAATTTCTGCGTGTGAGATTCTCAATAATGTGAGATTAGGGGAGGTGATTCATGGGTATGTTTGCACAAAGGAATTCAGGGAAGATGTTTCAATTTGTAATGCGTTGATTCAGATGTACTCAAGTGTTGGGAATTTGTCAGAAGCAGAGAAAGTTTTCTGCAGGATGGGTTTCAAAGATGTGGTGTCATGGACTGCAATGATTTCTGGTTATGAGAAAAATGGGCTACCTCACAAAGCTGTGGAAGCTTATCAGCAGATGGAGTTAAAGGGTGTGAAGCCAGATGAGGTCACTCTTGTAAGTGTCCTTTCTGCTTGTGCTTCTCGAGGACTTCCTGACTTGGGAATCAAGCTCCATGAGTTTGCTAATAAAATGGGCCTTATTGCATACACAGAAGTTGGAAACTCCCTTATTGATATGTATTCCAAATGTGGCTGCATTGATAAGGCTTTGGAGGTCTTCAAACAGATGCCTGAGAAGAACGTGATATCTTGGACCTCCATCATCTTCGGATTTCGGATCAACAACCGGAGCTTGGAGGCCTTGAGCTTCTTTCGGCAAATGAGATTCAGTCTAAAACCTAATTCAGTTACACTGGTTGCCGCTCTTTCCACATGTGCTAGGATAGGAGCCTTAATGTGTGGAAAGGAGATTCATGCCCATGCACTAAGGAGTGGAGTTGGGTTTGAGAGGTTCCTGCCGAATGCACTTTTAGACATGTACACGAGGTGTGGAAGGATGGAATATGCAAGGACCCAGTTTGACAGCTATATAGACAAAGATGTTTCATCTTGGAATATTATGTTAACCGGCTATGCCCGCCAAGGATATGGAACACTTGCTATTGATCTGTTTCATAGAATGGTAGAGGAAGGTGCGGAACCTGATGAAATCACATTCATTGCCCTCCTCTGTGCTTGTAGTAGATCTGGAATGGTGACTGAAGGTATGGAGTATTTTAATGGCATGAAACAGCAGTATGGTGTCACGCCAAATCTGAAGCACTATGCTTGCATGGTGGATTTACTTGGTCGTGCTGGGCATGTCGAAGATGCATATGAGTTTATAGAAAGCATGCCCGTGGAACCTGACTCTGCTGTCTGGGGAGCCTTGTTGAATGCATGCAGGATACATCGACAGGTTGAGCTTGGTGAACTTGCTGCTGGCTTCATATTCGAAATGGATTCAGAAAGTATTGGGTATTATGTTCTATTAAGTAACCTCTATGCGGACAATGGTCGATGGGATGAAGTTTTGAGAGTGAGAAGGGCgatgagagaaagaggggtTATGTTTGATCCTGGCTGCAGTTGGGTGGAGGTTAAGGGAAAAGTTCATGCATTCCTCAGTGGAGATAATTCCCATCCACAAATTAAAGAGATTAATGCAGTTCTAAATAGCTTGTATGAGAGAATAAAAACTATTAATCTTAATATGCTTGAGAACAGTTCTCTAACTGACACTGGAACATCTAAGGCTGATATCTTTTGTGGGCACAGTGAAAGACTAGCCATTGCGTTTGGGCTCATCAATACTCTGCCCGGGGTGCCTATTTGGGTCACAAAGAACCTCTATATGTGTAGTAGCTGCCATAATACAGTCAAGTTCATCTCTAAGATTGTTCGGCGGGAGATAACTGTTAGAGATACCGAACagtttcatcatttcaaagatGGAATCTGCTCTTGTGGAGACAAGGGTTGTTGGGGGCTACAGAACTAA